The Chitinophaga pinensis DSM 2588 region GCCCGTAGCCGGAAGAGAAGCCTATAACGTTCCCACAGCTTACCGTCTGAAAGGAAAGGTAGATATCAACGCCCTGAGAACTGGCTTGTCGCAATTTGTGAACAGACACGAAAGCCTCAGGACAGTATTTACACTGCAGAAAGGTGTACCGGTACAGAAAGTACTTCCACTGGAAGAAACCGGATTCTCCTTGCATGTACATGATCTGAGAGATCAGCCGGATGCAGCGCAACTGGCGACTGAAAAAGTAAGAGAAGCTGCCGGAAAAGCATTCGATCTGGCTACAGGTCCTGTGATACAGGCATATCTCTACCAGGTAGCTGATGAAGAATATATCTTCATGATCGTCCTGCATCACATCTCTTCGGACGGCCGTTCAATGGAAATATTACGGAATGAGGTACTGGAATGCTATAGCGCAGCTTTGCAACAACAGACGCCTGCTTTACCGGCCCTGAATATTCACTATAAAGATTATGCAGCCTGGCAGAATGAGCGCATCCGTAAGGGATACTTCGATGCCCATAAAGCTTACTGGAAAGACCGTCTTAGAGGAGTGCAACCCATCTCGCTGGAAAAACACTTCGACTATCCGCGTCCGATACAGGAAAATTTCGAAGCCGCATACAACGTGTTTTTCCTGCCTGCGGACATAACCGCACAACTGAAGGCACTAGGTAATAACAGCACCCTGTTCATCAATACACTCCTGATCTATCAGATACTGCTCGCCGCTTATGCTGATAGCACAGATATCGTAGTAGGTACACCAGTAGGTGGAAGAGAACATACAGACCTGGAAAACCAGATAGGTAATTATCTCAATACCCTGCTGCTTTATACAAAGGTTGATCAGGACCTGCCGTTTAACGAATTGCTGGAAAAAGTAAAGGAACAGGTATTCAAAGATTACACTTATCAGGCATACCCGTTTGATATTCTCGTGGATGAGCTGAAGCTACGCGATAGTATGAACGTCTTTGAAACAGGATTCACCTGGAATACCCGTCTGACAGCCGATAATGGTCAGTCCCTGGATTTTGAAATAGAAGAATATGCTACCGGTTTCAATAAAGCAAAAGCTGATATCTGGTTGCACGTTACAGAACTGAATGACGGCCTGCAGATCGGCTTCCTTTATAAGACGTCCATTTTCAAAGACGATACGATCCTGTTATTGTCTCAGCGTTTCCGGTCACTCATAGAACAGTGCATTCAAAATCCCGCTGTCAGGACAGGAGACCTCTGTCTGGATATAGCCACCGAAACCGAAACGGTGAAAGACAAAATAGCATTCGACTTCAATTTTTGAGCATTCAAACAGATTATCCATGGATAACAACTTTCAGCACTACCATGTAGGCATCATCGGCGCCGGTATTATGGGACAGGGTCTCGCTTTTCAGTGTGCGAAATTCGGACACAAAGTGACGCTGCTGGATATCTCTGAACAGGTATTGACAGATGCCCGTACTAAAATCACACAGCTGCAACGCTTTGATATCGTTATGCAGCGCCAGGGAAAAACGCCCGCAGGCACTGCAAGCGGTAAGTTCCTGGACAATATCAGCTTTACCAATGATTGGGCTGATCTGGGAGAATGTACTTTCATCGTTGAAAATGCCACCGAACTGGAAAGCACCAAGCTGGATATATTCAAACGTATCTCCAGTATCATCGGCAATAACGTCGTTGTTGGCGTCAATACCTCCTGCGTCTCCATTACAAAACTGGCCGCTTGTCTCGAAAACCCCGAAAGAGTGATCGGTCTACATTTCTCTAACCCCGTACATATGATGCCGGCGGTTGAAATGGTAAGAGGTCTGTTTAACAGCGATAGCGTCATTCAGGAAGCACAGCAGTTCCTGGCCGGTATGCAGATGCATGGGATCGTAGTAAACGACTCTCCGGGTTTTATCAGCAACCGTGTCATGCTCGCTTATATCAACGAAGCAATCTATTGTGTGCATGAAGGTGTCGCAACTGCCGGTGATGTTGACCAGATCTTCCGTGAATGTCTGTCACATACCATGGGGCCATTACAAACAGCCGACCTGATCGGACTGGATACCATTCTTCAGGCAATGAACGTGGTATACGGCAACTTCAGCGATTCCAAGTACCGCCCCTGTATACTGTTGAAACGTATGGTGGATGCAGGTATGCTGGGAAGGAAGAGTGGAAAGGGATTTTATAATTACAGTATTAACTAATCATCCGTCAAATAAAAAGTTATGGGCGACATCAAAGAACAAGTAACCGCTTATCTGCAGCAAAGTATCAACAACGGAAAAGTATTCACTGACACCGATGATATTTTTGAACTGGGCATCGTGAATTCCCTGTTTGCCATGCAGCTGATCACCTTTATGGAAAAGAAATTCTCCCTCACTGTGGAGAATGAAGATCTGGAGATTTCCAACTTCAACACCCTTAATAACATTACCTCCTTTATACAGCGAAAGCTGAAAGAAAGGGTTACTGCTTAAAGCTCAGGTATGGTACGTATAGAACAGGACAGCTGTTACAAAGCACAACGGCAGGCATTCAGGACATTCGCTGACACCGAGATTGTACCCATAGCGGAACAATATGACAGTGAACAGGTATTCCCGGACGCACTACTGAAGAAAATGGCCGCTGAAGGATTGCTGGGAGCTACGATCCCTACAGAATTCGGCGGCCGGGGATGGGATCAGGTAATCGCAGGCCTGATGCATGAGGAAATAGGGCGGGCTTGTTCGTCCGCCCGCAGCCTGCTCACCGTACACCTCTCCCTGGTATCCGAAACAGTATTGCGTTGGGGTACTTATCAGCAGAAAGCACAGTGGTTGCCTTTGCTGGCTACCGGACAAAAAATCGCTGCTTTCTGCCTCACAGAACCTGAAGCCGGATCGGATGCTAAATCTGTAGCCGCCACTTACGAAAAACGGGATGGTAAAATTATCCTGAACGGTAAGAAGCGCTGGACCACCTTCGGGCAACTGGCAGATGTCTACCTGGTGTTTGCCAGGAATGCGGATAAGATCTCCGCTTTCCTGGTAGATCGACACACGGCAGGCGTAGAGGTAACACCTGTACAGGGTATGCTGGGAACCAGGGCATCGATGATCGCACACGTTACATTCAGTAACTGTGAAATACCGGAAGATGCGCTGCTCGGAAAGGAAGGCTTCGGTTTTATTTCAATTGTGAACACAGCCCTCGATAACGGTCGCTTCAGTGTTGCATTAGGTAGCCTGGGTATCCTGAAAA contains the following coding sequences:
- a CDS encoding acyl-CoA dehydrogenase family protein, coding for MVRIEQDSCYKAQRQAFRTFADTEIVPIAEQYDSEQVFPDALLKKMAAEGLLGATIPTEFGGRGWDQVIAGLMHEEIGRACSSARSLLTVHLSLVSETVLRWGTYQQKAQWLPLLATGQKIAAFCLTEPEAGSDAKSVAATYEKRDGKIILNGKKRWTTFGQLADVYLVFARNADKISAFLVDRHTAGVEVTPVQGMLGTRASMIAHVTFSNCEIPEDALLGKEGFGFISIVNTALDNGRFSVALGSLGILKSCLQHSMEHASRRRQFGTFLKDHQLIKLKVTDMIAEAKAAGMLCYNAAYLRKEKQTNALIQTSLAKYYAAAAANRAAKEAVQILGALGCSEQSAVQRCFRDAKIMEIIEGSAEMQQVLISDYGFTDLSAIMED
- a CDS encoding 3-hydroxyacyl-CoA dehydrogenase family protein; protein product: MDNNFQHYHVGIIGAGIMGQGLAFQCAKFGHKVTLLDISEQVLTDARTKITQLQRFDIVMQRQGKTPAGTASGKFLDNISFTNDWADLGECTFIVENATELESTKLDIFKRISSIIGNNVVVGVNTSCVSITKLAACLENPERVIGLHFSNPVHMMPAVEMVRGLFNSDSVIQEAQQFLAGMQMHGIVVNDSPGFISNRVMLAYINEAIYCVHEGVATAGDVDQIFRECLSHTMGPLQTADLIGLDTILQAMNVVYGNFSDSKYRPCILLKRMVDAGMLGRKSGKGFYNYSIN
- a CDS encoding acyl carrier protein, which translates into the protein MGDIKEQVTAYLQQSINNGKVFTDTDDIFELGIVNSLFAMQLITFMEKKFSLTVENEDLEISNFNTLNNITSFIQRKLKERVTA